Proteins encoded in a region of the Acipenser ruthenus chromosome 11, fAciRut3.2 maternal haplotype, whole genome shotgun sequence genome:
- the LOC117426812 gene encoding gamma-crystallin M2: MGKIIFYEDRNFQGRHYECSSDCADLNSYFSRCNSVRVESGCWMMYERPNYMGYQYFMRRGEYPDYQRWMGFNDSVRSCRMIPQHQGSYRMRVYERPEFGGQMMEFMDDCPSVYDRFRYNDIHSCNVMDGYWIMYEQPNYRGRQYFMRPGEYRRYSDWGGMSSRIGSFRRITDY; encoded by the exons ATGGGAAAG ATAATTTTCTACGAGGACAGGAACTTCCAGGGCCGCCACTATGAGTGCAGCAGCGACTGTGCTGACCTGAACTCCTACTTCAGCCGCTGTAACTCCGTCCGTGTGGAGAGCGGCTGCTGGATGATGTACGAGCGTCCCAATTACATGGGGTACCAGTACTTCATGAGAAGGGGAGAGTATCCTGACTACCAGCGCTGGATGGGGTTCAATGACTCCGTCAGGTCCTGCCGCATGATCCCACAA CACCAAGGATCCTACAGGATGAGGGTTTATGAGAGACCTGAATTTGGAGGCCAGATGATGGAATTCATGGATGACTGTCCCTCTGTCTACGATCGTTTCCGATACAATGACATTCACTCCTGCAACGTGATGGACGGCTACTGGATCATGTATGAGCAGCCCAACTACAGAGGAAGACAGTACTTCATGAGGCCTGGAGAGTACAGGAGATACAGCGACTGGGGAGGCATGAGCTCCAGGATTGGGTCCTTCAGACGCATCACTGACTACTGA
- the LOC117426816 gene encoding gamma-crystallin M2-like isoform X2 translates to MGKIIFYEDRNFQGRHYECSSDCADLNSYFSRCNSARVESGCWVLYERPNYMGYQYVLPRGEYPDYQRWMGYSDSIRSCRMMPQHRGSYRMKIYERENFGGQSMEFMDDCESVYDRFRYQDIHSCNVMDGYWIMYEQPNYKGRQYFMRPGEYRRYSDWGGMSSRIGSFRRITDY, encoded by the exons ATGGGGAAG ATCATCTTCTACGAGGACAGGAACTTCCAGGGCCGCCACTATGAGTGCAGCAGCGACTGTGCTGACCTGAACTCCTACTTCAGCCGCTGTAACTCCGCCCGTGTGGAGAGCGGCTGCTGGGTCCTGTACGAGCGTCCCAATTACATGGGGTACCAGTACGTTCTGCCTAGGGGGGAGTACCCCGACTACCAGCGCTGGATGGGATACAGCGACTCCATCAGGTCCTGCCGCATGATGCCACAA CACAGGGGATCCTATAGGATGAAAATATACGAGAGAGAAAACTTCGGAGGCCAGTCGATGGAGTTCATGGATGACTGCGAGTCTGTCTACGATCGTTTCCGTTATCAAGACATTCACTCCTGCAACGTGATGGACGGCTACTGGATAATGTATGAGCAGCCCAACTACAAGGGAAGACAGTACTTCATGAGGCCCGGAGAGTACAGGAGATACAGCGACTGGGGAGGCATGAGCTCCAGAATTGGGTCCTTCAGACGCATCACAGACTACTGA
- the LOC117426816 gene encoding gamma-crystallin M2-like isoform X1, which produces MAKIIFYEDRNFQGRHYECSSDCADLNSYFSRCNSARVESGCWVLYERPNYMGYQYVLPRGEYPDYQRWMGYSDSIRSCRMMPQHRGSYRMKIYERENFGGQSMEFMDDCESVYDRFRYQDIHSCNVMDGYWIMYEQPNYKGRQYFMRPGEYRRYSDWGGMSSRIGSFRRITDY; this is translated from the exons ATGGCAAAG ATCATCTTCTACGAGGACAGGAACTTCCAGGGCCGCCACTATGAGTGCAGCAGCGACTGTGCTGACCTGAACTCCTACTTCAGCCGCTGTAACTCCGCCCGTGTGGAGAGCGGCTGCTGGGTCCTGTACGAGCGTCCCAATTACATGGGGTACCAGTACGTTCTGCCTAGGGGGGAGTACCCCGACTACCAGCGCTGGATGGGATACAGCGACTCCATCAGGTCCTGCCGCATGATGCCACAA CACAGGGGATCCTATAGGATGAAAATATACGAGAGAGAAAACTTCGGAGGCCAGTCGATGGAGTTCATGGATGACTGCGAGTCTGTCTACGATCGTTTCCGTTATCAAGACATTCACTCCTGCAACGTGATGGACGGCTACTGGATAATGTATGAGCAGCCCAACTACAAGGGAAGACAGTACTTCATGAGGCCCGGAGAGTACAGGAGATACAGCGACTGGGGAGGCATGAGCTCCAGAATTGGGTCCTTCAGACGCATCACAGACTACTGA
- the LOC117426817 gene encoding gamma-crystallin M2-like → MAKIIFYEDRNFQGRHYECSSDCADLNSYFSRCNSIRVESGCWMMYERPNYMGYQYFMRRGEYPDYQRWMGFNDSVRSCRMIPHHQGSYRMRIYERPEFGGQMMEFMDDCPSVYDRFRYNDIHSCNVMEGYWLFYEHPNYRGRQYFMRPGECRRYSDWGGMSSRIGSFRRIMDY, encoded by the exons ATGGCAAAG ATCATTTTCTACGAGGACAGGAACTTCCAGGGCCGCCACTATGAGTGCAGCAGCGACTGTGCTGACCTGAACTCCTACTTCAGCCGCTGTAACTCCATCCGTGTGGAGAGCGGCTGCTGGATGATGTACGAGCGCCCCAATTACATGGGGTACCAGTACTTCATGAGAAGGGGAGAGTATCCCGACTACCAGCGCTGGATGGGGTTCAATGACTCTGTCAGGTCCTGCCGCATGATCCCCCAT CACCAAGGATCCTACAGGATGAGGATTTATGAGAGACCTGAATTTGGAGGCCAGATGATGGAGTTCATGGATGACTGTCCCTCTGTCTACGATCGTTTCCGATACAATGACATTCACTCCTGCAACGTGATGGAGGGCTACTGGCTCTTCTATGAACACCCCAACTACAGAGGAAGACAGTACTTCATGAGGCCTGGAGAGTGCAGGAGATACAGCGACTGGGGAGGCATGAGCTCCAGGATTGGGTCCTTCAGACGCATCATGGACTATTGA
- the LOC117426815 gene encoding gamma-crystallin M2-like — MAKIFFYEDKNFGGRFHECNEDCSDLNSYFSRCNSIKVEGGCWVLYERPNYMGYQYVLSRGEYPDYQRWMGYSDCVKSCRVFPSYNGSYKMKIYERSDFGGQSMEFSDDCESVHDRFHNRDIHSCNVMDGYWTMYEHPNYKGRQYFMRPGEYRRFSDWGATCATVGSFRRITNF; from the exons ATGGCTAAG aTATTCTTCTACGAAGACAAAAACTTTGGTGGTCGTTTCCACGAGTGCAATGAAGATTGCTCTGATCTGAACAGTTACTTCAGCCGCTGCAACTCCATCAAGGTGGAGGGTGGCTGTTGGGTCCTGTACGAGCGCCCCAATTACATGGGGTACCAGTACGTTCTGTCTAGAGGGGAGTACCCCGACTACCAGCGCTGGATGGGATACAGTGACTGTGTCAAGTCCTGCCGTGTCTTCCCCAGT TACAATGGCTCCTACAAAATGAAGATTTATGAGAGAAGTGACTTCGGAGGCCAGTCGATGGAGTTCAGTGATGACTGCGAGTCTGTCCACGATCGTTTCCACAATCGTGACATTCACTCCTGCAACGTGATGGATGGCTACTGGACCATGTATGAGCACCCCAACTACAAGGGAAGACAGTACTTCATGAGGCCCGGAGAGTACAGGAGATTCAGCGACTGGGGGGCAACCTGTGCCACTGTTGGCTCATTTAGAAGAATCACAAATTTTTAA